The Desulfosoma caldarium genome has a window encoding:
- a CDS encoding calcium/sodium antiporter translates to MLVHVMAVLGGIVALVWGADRFVDGAAALARRLGVSPIIIGLTVVSLGTSLPELLVSLTATVMGYPDVAVGNVLGSNIANIGLILGVASLFRPLMVHGSIVRREYPLLIGVSVIAWLMARNGIFSRFEGFLLTAGLVLFVAKEIAEAKHAAPDVLLQQAAAEKTLLEQTPPLGRSLFSLVAGFVTLTAGSRFLVWGGVALARGFGVSELVIGLTLVAFGTSLPELATSVVGTIKKQDDIAVGNVVGSNLFNTLGILGIPAMVRPLTVSSEAFHRDFPVMLLATLALWPVCRSWSGRQGRVNRLEGGALALGYFVYVGFLLNSRG, encoded by the coding sequence ATGCTCGTGCACGTGATGGCCGTCCTTGGGGGTATTGTGGCTTTGGTGTGGGGCGCCGACCGCTTCGTAGACGGAGCGGCAGCCCTGGCCCGTCGACTCGGTGTCTCCCCGATCATCATTGGCCTCACCGTGGTTTCTCTTGGCACATCCCTACCGGAACTGTTGGTGAGCCTCACCGCCACCGTGATGGGATACCCCGATGTGGCCGTCGGGAACGTGCTGGGAAGCAACATTGCCAATATCGGCCTCATTCTCGGGGTTGCTTCCCTTTTTCGCCCCCTCATGGTCCACGGTTCCATCGTCCGTCGAGAATATCCCCTCTTGATCGGCGTCTCCGTCATTGCCTGGCTCATGGCTCGAAACGGCATCTTCAGCCGCTTTGAGGGCTTTCTGTTGACGGCGGGTCTGGTCTTGTTTGTGGCTAAAGAGATCGCCGAAGCCAAGCACGCGGCGCCCGATGTGCTTCTTCAACAAGCCGCCGCAGAGAAAACCCTTCTTGAGCAAACCCCGCCTCTGGGCAGATCGCTGTTCTCTCTTGTCGCGGGGTTCGTGACCCTCACGGCAGGCAGCCGTTTTTTGGTCTGGGGCGGCGTGGCCTTGGCCAGAGGATTTGGCGTGAGCGAACTGGTCATCGGGCTCACTCTGGTGGCCTTCGGCACGAGCCTTCCTGAACTGGCCACGTCGGTGGTCGGGACCATCAAGAAACAAGATGACATCGCTGTGGGCAACGTGGTGGGATCCAATCTTTTCAATACCTTGGGTATCCTTGGCATCCCCGCCATGGTGCGGCCCCTGACGGTTTCCTCCGAAGCCTTTCACCGTGATTTTCCGGTGATGCTTCTGGCCACGTTGGCACTGTGGCCCGTGTGCCGATCGTGGAGCGGCCGTCAAGGCCGCGTCAATCGCTTGGAAGGCGGCGCCCTGGCCCTGGGGTATTTCGTCTATGTGGGGTTCCTTCTGAACTCGAGAGGTTAA
- a CDS encoding MlaA family lipoprotein: MKCKGRWVRLGMLLGMLTFLSTVGSSIRISFPWTTTVWGTPAAWAASEVEENEFYMDDPFAEEQLTVADPLRPLNRFFFHFNDKLYFWVLKPLATVYKTFVPTGVRLCVRNAFDNLMAPVRIANNALQLKFQRSGIELARFALNTTLGVGGLFDPAQQEFGLKPYDEDFGQTLGRYGLGNGIFFMWPVLGPSTLRDTVGLVGDYFLDPLSYLSWEQHGVAKGVQQVNRASLTLGEYEDFKASAVDPYVSMRDAYVNYRHRQVKK, encoded by the coding sequence ATGAAATGCAAAGGAAGATGGGTGCGGCTCGGCATGTTGCTGGGCATGCTGACTTTTCTCAGTACGGTGGGAAGTAGCATAAGGATTTCATTCCCGTGGACGACAACCGTTTGGGGGACGCCGGCGGCGTGGGCCGCCTCCGAGGTTGAGGAAAACGAGTTTTACATGGACGATCCATTTGCCGAAGAACAATTGACCGTAGCAGATCCATTGCGGCCCCTGAACCGCTTTTTTTTTCACTTCAATGACAAGCTCTATTTCTGGGTGCTCAAGCCGCTGGCCACCGTGTACAAGACCTTTGTGCCCACGGGAGTGCGCCTGTGTGTTCGCAATGCCTTTGACAACCTCATGGCTCCTGTTCGCATCGCCAACAACGCGCTTCAGTTAAAGTTTCAGCGAAGCGGCATCGAATTGGCGCGTTTTGCCCTCAATACCACCTTGGGGGTCGGGGGGCTGTTCGATCCCGCCCAACAGGAATTCGGCCTCAAGCCCTATGATGAGGATTTCGGCCAGACCCTTGGCCGCTACGGCCTGGGCAATGGTATCTTTTTCATGTGGCCGGTCCTGGGACCATCCACCTTGAGAGACACCGTGGGATTGGTCGGTGACTACTTTCTGGATCCCTTGAGTTACTTGTCATGGGAGCAACACGGGGTGGCCAAGGGGGTGCAACAGGTGAACCGCGCGTCGCTGACCCTGGGGGAATACGAAGACTTCAAAGCGTCCGCTGTGGATCCCTACGTGTCCATGAGGGACGCTTACGTCAATTACCGCCACAGACAGGTAAAAAAGTAA
- a CDS encoding DUF4301 family protein: MDERIFTDADLKQMQELGISLWEVERQLALFERRKITLELHRPCTVGDGIFRVDAHMVEMCEDAYKKGLQRGRFIKFVPASGAATRMFQDLYAVLGRNPVPDLPSLEEQAGSGDASAQRVRTFFAHVRRFPFVDAWRDAMAQLGADLDADLQAGRIDRALRVLLTPQGLDLGRLPKALIPFHRYDDGPRTALEEHLAEAAGYVRMPNGLCPLHFTVSPEHEERFLQHIAEVRPRHEALWDCSFQITLSQQSSATDTIAVDENNRPFRDASGRLLFRPAGHGALLQNLNRLQGDLIFIKNIDNVVPDALKDETWRWKRILGGFLIIIQERIHRHIKALRHKLSSETVDQARRFIQTTFWGGTCAIGGALVAQRDLLLHVLDRPIRVCGMVRNVGEPGGGPFWVWDREGRLTCQIVEKAQVDMSDPKQRAVWERATHFNPVDLVCAVRDADGNPYDLMRYRDPDAVIITTKSQNGRPLKALELPGLWNGSMAMWNTIFVEVPSKTFNPVKTVLDLLRPEHQPKEATGE; encoded by the coding sequence ATGGATGAGAGGATCTTTACCGACGCGGATCTGAAACAAATGCAGGAGTTGGGGATCTCCTTGTGGGAAGTGGAACGGCAATTGGCCCTTTTTGAAAGGAGAAAGATTACCCTTGAGCTCCACCGGCCGTGCACTGTAGGGGATGGCATCTTCAGGGTGGATGCCCATATGGTCGAGATGTGTGAAGATGCCTACAAGAAAGGTCTTCAAAGAGGGCGTTTCATAAAATTCGTGCCGGCGTCCGGAGCGGCCACGCGCATGTTTCAGGATCTTTACGCCGTGCTGGGCCGGAATCCGGTTCCCGATCTGCCGAGCCTCGAAGAACAGGCGGGCTCCGGGGATGCCTCGGCGCAAAGGGTGCGGACCTTTTTCGCCCATGTGCGCCGCTTTCCTTTTGTCGACGCCTGGCGGGACGCCATGGCGCAATTGGGAGCCGATCTGGACGCGGACCTTCAGGCCGGAAGAATCGACAGAGCCCTTCGGGTTTTACTGACTCCGCAAGGGCTGGATTTGGGGCGCCTTCCCAAGGCGCTCATTCCCTTTCACCGCTACGACGACGGGCCGCGCACAGCCCTGGAAGAACACCTCGCGGAAGCCGCAGGGTACGTGCGCATGCCCAACGGCCTGTGTCCCCTTCACTTCACCGTGAGTCCCGAACACGAAGAGCGCTTCCTGCAACACATCGCGGAGGTGCGACCTCGTCACGAAGCCCTGTGGGATTGTTCCTTTCAGATCACTTTGTCCCAACAAAGTTCCGCTACAGACACCATCGCCGTCGATGAAAACAACCGGCCGTTTCGAGACGCTTCAGGCCGACTGTTGTTTCGGCCCGCAGGCCACGGTGCTTTACTTCAGAACCTGAACCGGCTCCAAGGTGACCTCATTTTTATCAAGAACATCGACAACGTGGTGCCCGATGCGCTCAAGGACGAAACATGGCGATGGAAAAGGATTTTGGGCGGATTCCTCATTATCATTCAGGAACGCATTCATCGGCATATCAAGGCGCTGCGCCACAAGTTGTCGTCGGAAACGGTGGATCAGGCGCGGCGCTTTATTCAGACAACCTTTTGGGGAGGCACCTGTGCCATCGGAGGGGCTTTAGTGGCGCAAAGGGATCTGCTCCTGCATGTGCTCGACCGGCCCATTCGCGTCTGCGGTATGGTGCGCAATGTGGGAGAACCCGGTGGAGGGCCTTTCTGGGTCTGGGATCGGGAAGGGCGCCTCACCTGCCAGATCGTGGAAAAGGCGCAAGTGGACATGAGTGACCCAAAGCAGCGGGCGGTGTGGGAACGCGCGACCCACTTCAACCCGGTGGATTTGGTGTGCGCCGTGCGCGATGCGGACGGCAATCCCTACGACCTCATGCGCTATCGAGACCCGGATGCCGTCATCATCACCACAAAATCCCAAAACGGCCGTCCCCTCAAGGCCCTGGAATTACCCGGGCTATGGAACGGGTCCATGGCCATGTGGAACACAATTTTTGTGGAAGTGCCCTCTAAGACTTTCAATCCCGTTAAAACCGTTCTGGACCTGTTGCGGCCGGAACATCAACCCAAGGAGGCTACCGGGGAATGA
- a CDS encoding sigma-54 interaction domain-containing protein: MNEKYSLKELRALHQVARMLARPDDIKEQFQGVLAVLSEQLGMQRGMISILDHKTGEAWLDVARGVDVHAGSVIYRPGEGITGKVAQTGRPMAIADLGEEAHFLDRTGARKKLNRKELAFLCVPIFHQGRVVGVLSVDKLSRDVEDLAREVELLKAVAELLGKVVHFRAVEEENRRLRGMLAEARRPKTQILGRSKEIRDVLLLIDQVADTNTTVLVQGETGTGKELVAKAIHDNSSRASGPLVRVNCAAMPDTLLESELFGHEKGAFTGAVARRKGRFEEAQGGTIFLDEVGELSPVAQAKLLRVLQEREFQPLGSSRVVKVDVRVVAATNKDLERETAHGGFRSDLYYRLNVFPIFLPPLRDRGPDILLLADYFVQKYAQILGKSVNRISTPAIDLLMAYHWPGNVRELENCIERAVVLATGDAIEARHLPPTLQMKPVELQRQSRGKLEALVGAFERDILLEALKDARGNQAQVARLLGTTKRIVQYKIRKYGIDPRRFMDRRRAFEEDTQA; encoded by the coding sequence ATGAACGAAAAATATAGCCTAAAAGAACTTAGAGCCCTGCACCAGGTGGCCCGCATGCTGGCCCGCCCCGACGACATCAAGGAACAGTTTCAGGGCGTGCTAGCGGTGCTCAGCGAACAGTTGGGCATGCAGCGCGGCATGATTTCCATTTTGGACCACAAGACCGGCGAAGCCTGGCTGGACGTGGCGCGCGGAGTGGATGTGCATGCGGGCAGCGTCATCTATCGGCCTGGAGAAGGCATTACGGGCAAGGTGGCCCAAACGGGTCGCCCCATGGCCATCGCGGACCTGGGCGAAGAAGCCCATTTTTTGGATCGCACCGGGGCCCGCAAAAAGCTCAACCGCAAGGAACTGGCTTTCTTGTGCGTGCCCATTTTTCATCAAGGGCGCGTGGTGGGTGTCCTTTCCGTGGACAAGCTGAGCCGCGACGTGGAGGATCTGGCTCGAGAAGTCGAACTGCTCAAGGCGGTGGCGGAACTGCTGGGCAAGGTGGTCCATTTTCGTGCCGTGGAAGAAGAAAACCGAAGGCTACGCGGCATGCTGGCCGAGGCGCGCCGGCCCAAAACGCAGATTCTGGGGCGATCCAAGGAAATTCGGGATGTGCTGCTTCTCATCGACCAGGTGGCGGACACCAACACCACGGTGCTGGTTCAAGGCGAAACGGGCACGGGCAAGGAACTGGTAGCCAAAGCCATTCACGACAACAGCTCAAGAGCTTCCGGACCGCTGGTTCGGGTTAATTGCGCCGCCATGCCGGACACGCTTTTAGAAAGCGAATTGTTTGGCCACGAAAAAGGGGCCTTTACCGGTGCGGTGGCGCGGCGCAAGGGCCGATTTGAAGAGGCGCAAGGAGGCACCATCTTTCTCGATGAAGTGGGGGAATTGTCTCCGGTAGCCCAAGCCAAACTGCTGCGCGTGCTGCAGGAAAGGGAATTTCAACCCCTGGGTTCTTCTCGCGTGGTCAAGGTGGATGTGCGGGTGGTGGCCGCCACCAACAAGGACCTGGAGCGGGAAACGGCCCATGGCGGGTTTCGCTCGGACCTCTACTACCGCCTGAACGTTTTTCCCATCTTCCTGCCGCCTCTGCGGGATCGAGGGCCCGACATTTTGCTTCTGGCCGATTATTTCGTCCAAAAATATGCCCAGATTCTGGGCAAGTCCGTCAACCGCATTTCCACGCCGGCCATCGACCTTTTGATGGCCTATCACTGGCCCGGCAACGTGCGTGAACTGGAAAACTGCATCGAACGCGCCGTGGTGCTGGCCACCGGCGATGCCATCGAAGCGCGCCATCTGCCCCCCACACTGCAGATGAAACCCGTGGAACTGCAAAGGCAGTCCCGAGGCAAGCTGGAAGCTCTGGTGGGCGCCTTTGAACGGGACATTCTCCTCGAAGCCCTCAAGGACGCTCGAGGCAACCAGGCCCAAGTGGCCCGGCTTTTGGGAACAACCAAGAGAATCGTCCAGTACAAGATTCGCAAATACGGCATTGACCCTCGGCGTTTCATGGATCGAAGACGTGCCTTCGAAGAGGATACGCAGGCATGA
- a CDS encoding NAD+ synthase, whose protein sequence is MKVALAQTNPFIGDFSGNTQKIVAMAREARGRGADLVIFPELALVGYPPRDLLDRPSFVRRSLSYWNAVAEASRDVAILCGAVAANEEPQGKPLHNVALFFENGHLRHVAKKRLLPTYDVFDEDRYFEPGREPAVVVCGGRRLGTTIWEDIWTEQDYLPRPLYRIDPVRELKSHDIEMPINIAASPYHRGKAAWVGQLLRRHAMACAVPVIYVNQTGGNDELIFQGRSMVWNRQGACVARAADFSEDLCLYDVDADEGECRKVCEDSVEEVLHALILGLRDYVKKCAFQKVVLGLSGGIDSAVTACVARLALGAKNVLTLAMPGPFNTAESLEDAQQLAAALEVPCAVVPIETLFQGTCQVLEPLSHGRPWNTTVENVQARLRGLLLMAVSNKLGHMVVNTANKSELAVGYCTLYGDTNGGLSVLGDVPKTLVYELAAAINRRYGWIPRRILEKPPSAELRPNQTDQDTLPPYEVLDGILEAYVEEGKAVDEICAMGWPREVVWSVVRRVDSNEFKRRQAPLVLRVTTKAFGSGRRWPIAHGYREDACT, encoded by the coding sequence ATGAAAGTGGCTTTGGCTCAAACTAACCCGTTCATCGGCGATTTTTCAGGAAACACTCAAAAAATCGTCGCCATGGCCCGTGAAGCGCGTGGTCGAGGCGCGGATCTGGTGATTTTTCCGGAACTGGCCCTGGTGGGCTATCCGCCTCGAGACCTTTTGGACCGGCCTTCCTTCGTACGTCGAAGCCTCAGCTACTGGAACGCCGTGGCCGAAGCGAGCCGAGATGTGGCGATTCTGTGCGGGGCCGTTGCTGCCAATGAGGAACCTCAAGGAAAGCCTCTTCACAATGTGGCCCTGTTCTTTGAAAACGGCCACTTGAGACACGTGGCCAAAAAGAGGCTATTGCCCACCTATGACGTGTTTGACGAGGACCGCTATTTTGAGCCGGGTCGAGAACCGGCGGTGGTGGTGTGCGGTGGCCGGCGTTTGGGCACCACCATCTGGGAGGACATTTGGACCGAACAGGACTATCTTCCGCGGCCCCTGTACCGCATTGACCCCGTTCGAGAACTGAAGTCCCACGACATTGAAATGCCGATCAACATCGCCGCTTCCCCATACCATCGAGGCAAAGCCGCGTGGGTAGGACAATTGCTGCGCCGCCACGCCATGGCCTGCGCCGTTCCGGTGATTTACGTAAACCAAACGGGTGGCAACGATGAACTCATCTTTCAGGGCCGATCCATGGTCTGGAACCGTCAGGGAGCGTGCGTGGCGCGCGCGGCGGATTTTTCGGAAGACCTGTGCCTCTATGATGTGGACGCCGATGAGGGCGAGTGCCGAAAGGTGTGCGAAGATTCTGTGGAAGAAGTTTTGCACGCTTTGATTTTGGGCCTTCGAGATTACGTGAAAAAGTGCGCCTTTCAAAAGGTGGTGCTGGGTTTGAGCGGCGGCATCGATTCGGCGGTCACCGCATGCGTGGCGCGCCTGGCGTTGGGGGCCAAAAATGTTCTCACCCTGGCCATGCCAGGACCGTTCAACACCGCTGAAAGCCTGGAAGACGCCCAGCAGCTCGCCGCGGCTTTGGAGGTGCCCTGCGCCGTCGTGCCCATTGAAACCCTGTTTCAGGGCACCTGCCAAGTTCTGGAGCCTTTGTCTCACGGGCGCCCTTGGAACACCACGGTAGAGAACGTGCAGGCGCGGCTTCGAGGCCTTCTGCTCATGGCCGTTTCCAACAAGCTGGGCCACATGGTGGTCAACACGGCCAACAAATCCGAACTGGCCGTCGGTTACTGCACCCTGTACGGGGATACGAACGGAGGGCTTTCGGTGCTGGGCGATGTGCCCAAGACTTTGGTCTATGAACTGGCCGCCGCGATCAACCGTCGTTACGGGTGGATTCCTCGGCGCATTTTGGAAAAGCCTCCATCGGCGGAACTGCGGCCCAACCAGACGGACCAGGACACTCTGCCACCTTACGAGGTTCTGGACGGCATACTTGAGGCCTACGTGGAAGAAGGCAAAGCCGTGGACGAAATCTGCGCCATGGGATGGCCGAGGGAAGTGGTGTGGTCGGTGGTGCGCCGCGTGGACAGCAATGAATTCAAAAGGCGCCAGGCGCCTTTGGTGCTGCGCGTCACCACCAAGGCTTTTGGATCCGGGCGGCGCTGGCCCATTGCCCACGGGTATCGAGAGGATGCATGCACATGA
- a CDS encoding P-II family nitrogen regulator → MKKVEAIIKPFKLDDVKEHLTDLGIKGMTVTEVRGFGRQKGHTEIYRGAEYVVDFIPKLKIEVVVSDDQLDEVLEAIQASARTGKIGDGKIFVIPVEECLRIRTGERGEQAV, encoded by the coding sequence ATGAAAAAAGTGGAAGCCATCATCAAGCCTTTCAAACTGGACGATGTGAAGGAACACCTCACGGATCTGGGCATCAAGGGCATGACGGTGACGGAAGTGCGGGGATTTGGCCGCCAAAAGGGCCACACGGAAATCTACCGAGGTGCCGAATACGTGGTGGACTTTATTCCCAAGCTCAAGATCGAAGTGGTGGTGAGCGACGATCAGCTGGACGAGGTGCTCGAAGCCATTCAAGCGTCGGCCCGCACGGGGAAAATCGGTGACGGCAAGATTTTCGTGATTCCCGTGGAGGAATGCCTGCGCATTCGCACGGGAGAACGCGGCGAACAGGCGGTGTGA
- the glnD gene encoding [protein-PII] uridylyltransferase — translation MNCDNLVQLRKDFQESCARDVPGVMAARTYATRFLEELRRHMTALAAASADGWCAAAVGGFGRGQLSFASDLDLVFLHRRRLPSHLEAWIRQLIPSLWDAGFEVGHMVTSPKDLKNLMRQDFTAQTTFMEAALAGGDAEFYRRWRKEFLAGFSQTKRARFLVNLREYRKARYSRYGESSYLLEPHLKEGVGSLRDIHTIRWMGVMFLGTPSVSALKDAGWLSSEEALWLEQAEDFLWRVRLQMHYLNGKRQDRLLMVDQEILAKRLGFLDGTEGSAVEAFMRLYYRHTARIRRITGFLLDRLSHETRKRRRFSRHRRTVLPGPFLLEDNHLSFMEPERIPERPDWLMTLFWEAAKRGAHFHHQTGRIVRENLSAVTDAVRSHPDVVAKFFDILLHAGRAFAVLRVMMETGFLQAFIPELASVRYRVQHDLYHLYTVDEHLLRTVREMHRLEQGLPSLEPQVDYRHLFQNLPHRRVLYLAALLHDVGKGQGKNHSVRGAEMSRAIAERLGLQEEEKTLLEFLIRHHLLLPETALKRDLSDEKPIVRCAMQIGSRTKLKLLYLLAVADSRATGPGAWNTWRASLMDELYGKVDRVLLRGEWQAEDVTQMVDALQAEVLALCDADLRPAIGRWLENLSLRYLLSQTPYDMVRHFAMEREVPHKGLVLEARPLEGELWQVTTACRDRPGLFATITGVLWLHGLNILSADIYTRSSGIALDILIVEDVPDPLHPEETWRRVQNDLSRCVQDPDNLTVLTAKHRPPMPRKCVLGPRKPDRVVLDESASDFYTVIEVYTWDRPGVLHAVTQTLYKLGLTIQLAKISTPGAQVVDVFYVTDLEGAKIQDPEKHRLIEERLLACLRSWDVPRARGEV, via the coding sequence ATGAACTGCGACAATCTGGTGCAACTTCGCAAGGATTTTCAAGAATCGTGTGCCCGTGATGTTCCGGGGGTCATGGCGGCTCGCACCTATGCCACGCGGTTTCTTGAAGAACTTCGCCGGCACATGACCGCATTGGCGGCGGCTTCTGCCGATGGCTGGTGCGCCGCCGCGGTGGGAGGCTTTGGCCGAGGTCAGCTCAGCTTTGCCTCTGACCTGGACCTGGTCTTTCTTCATCGACGCCGCCTGCCGTCCCATTTGGAAGCCTGGATTCGGCAACTGATTCCCAGCCTCTGGGATGCCGGCTTTGAAGTGGGCCACATGGTCACATCCCCCAAGGACTTGAAAAACCTCATGCGACAGGACTTCACTGCTCAGACCACATTCATGGAAGCCGCCCTGGCCGGAGGGGATGCAGAGTTTTACCGCCGATGGCGTAAAGAATTTCTCGCGGGTTTTTCGCAAACCAAGCGCGCCCGGTTTCTGGTAAACCTTCGCGAATATCGAAAGGCCCGCTACAGCCGCTACGGCGAAAGCAGTTACCTTCTGGAACCGCATCTCAAGGAAGGTGTGGGAAGCCTGCGGGACATTCACACCATTCGGTGGATGGGGGTAATGTTCCTGGGCACTCCGTCCGTGTCCGCCCTAAAAGATGCCGGCTGGCTTTCTTCGGAAGAAGCCCTCTGGCTGGAACAGGCGGAAGACTTTTTGTGGCGTGTGCGCCTTCAAATGCATTACCTGAATGGCAAGCGTCAGGACCGGCTTCTCATGGTTGACCAGGAAATCCTGGCTAAACGCCTGGGCTTTTTGGACGGTACGGAAGGCAGCGCCGTGGAAGCCTTTATGCGCCTGTACTATCGACACACGGCCCGCATTCGGCGCATCACCGGCTTTCTTCTGGACCGCCTCAGCCACGAAACTCGAAAGCGGCGCCGTTTTTCCAGGCATCGAAGGACCGTGCTTCCCGGACCGTTTCTTCTGGAAGACAACCACCTGTCCTTCATGGAACCAGAACGCATTCCGGAAAGGCCTGATTGGCTCATGACCCTCTTTTGGGAAGCCGCTAAAAGGGGCGCCCACTTCCATCATCAGACCGGGCGTATTGTTAGGGAAAACCTTTCGGCTGTCACCGACGCCGTGCGGTCTCATCCCGACGTGGTGGCCAAATTCTTTGATATTTTGCTCCATGCCGGCCGGGCCTTTGCGGTGCTGCGCGTCATGATGGAAACGGGATTTCTGCAGGCCTTTATTCCGGAACTGGCGTCGGTGCGCTACCGCGTGCAGCACGACCTCTATCACCTCTACACCGTGGACGAACATTTGCTGCGCACCGTGCGGGAAATGCACCGCCTGGAACAGGGACTGCCGTCACTGGAACCGCAGGTGGATTACCGGCATCTTTTTCAAAACCTTCCACATCGGCGCGTTCTGTACCTGGCCGCCTTGCTGCATGACGTGGGCAAAGGGCAGGGCAAAAACCATTCGGTGCGTGGCGCCGAAATGAGCCGAGCCATTGCGGAGCGCTTGGGTCTGCAGGAGGAAGAAAAGACTTTGCTCGAATTCCTCATTCGGCACCATCTGCTGTTGCCCGAAACGGCATTAAAGCGCGACCTGAGTGACGAAAAACCCATTGTGCGTTGTGCCATGCAGATCGGTAGCCGAACAAAGCTAAAGCTTCTCTACCTTTTAGCCGTGGCGGATTCTCGGGCCACCGGTCCGGGCGCCTGGAACACCTGGCGCGCTTCGCTCATGGACGAACTTTACGGCAAAGTGGATCGCGTCCTTCTGCGCGGCGAATGGCAGGCGGAAGACGTGACCCAAATGGTGGATGCCCTGCAGGCGGAGGTGCTTGCCCTCTGCGATGCAGACCTCAGACCCGCCATAGGGCGCTGGCTGGAAAACCTTTCTTTGCGCTACCTTCTTTCCCAGACGCCCTACGACATGGTGCGCCATTTCGCCATGGAAAGGGAGGTGCCCCACAAGGGGCTCGTTTTGGAAGCCCGTCCCCTGGAAGGGGAACTGTGGCAGGTGACCACGGCCTGCCGGGATCGGCCCGGGCTGTTTGCCACCATCACGGGCGTGCTCTGGCTGCACGGCCTGAACATTCTCTCGGCCGACATCTACACGCGATCTTCAGGCATCGCCTTGGACATTCTCATCGTGGAAGATGTGCCGGACCCTCTACACCCGGAAGAAACATGGCGCCGCGTGCAAAACGACCTCTCCCGTTGCGTTCAGGACCCGGACAACCTCACGGTTCTCACGGCCAAACACCGACCTCCCATGCCTCGAAAATGCGTCTTGGGCCCGAGAAAACCCGACCGCGTGGTGCTGGATGAAAGCGCGTCCGACTTTTACACGGTCATCGAAGTCTACACCTGGGATCGCCCCGGCGTGCTCCATGCCGTCACCCAGACCCTGTACAAACTTGGCCTCACGATTCAGCTTGCCAAAATTTCCACCCCTGGAGCCCAGGTGGTCGACGTCTTTTATGTGACCGATCTGGAGGGGGCCAAGATTCAGGATCCTGAAAAACACCGCCTCATCGAAGAACGTCTTCTGGCCTGCCTGCGCTCCTGGGATGTTCCTCGGGCTAGGGGGGAGGTGTGA
- the glnA gene encoding type I glutamate--ammonia ligase, with protein sequence MTPEEVLAFAKEHNAQMVDLRFLDFPGIWQHFTMPIHELDASSFEDGFGFDASSIRGWQPINASDMLVIPDPDTAVMDPFFQVPTLTLICNIVDPVTKERYTRDPRYIAHKAESYLRFTGIGDTAYFGPEAEFFIFDDIRYASAAHYGYYFIDSEEGIWNSGREENPNLGYKPRHKEGYFPVPPTDALQDIRTEMVLMMQQVGIEVECHHHEVATAGQAEIDMRFAPLVKMGDQLMWFKYIIKNVARKHKKTVTFMPKPLFGDNGSGMHTHLSLWKDGTPLFAGDRYAGLSEMALHAVGGILRHAAALCAFTNPTTNSYKRLVPGYEAPVNLAYSSRNRSASIRIPMYSPSPKAKRIEIRFPDPSCNGYLAFSALLMAALDGIENRIDPGEPLDKDIYALSPEELANVPSTPGSLEEALKALENDHDFLLKGDVFTEDVIAKWLEYKRSNEVDPVRLRPHPYEFMLYFDI encoded by the coding sequence ATGACCCCCGAGGAAGTTTTAGCATTTGCCAAGGAACACAATGCCCAGATGGTGGATTTACGCTTTCTGGATTTTCCTGGTATTTGGCAGCACTTCACGATGCCCATCCATGAACTTGATGCATCGTCCTTTGAAGACGGCTTCGGTTTCGACGCGTCCAGCATTCGAGGGTGGCAGCCTATCAACGCCAGTGATATGCTGGTCATTCCCGACCCGGACACGGCCGTCATGGACCCTTTCTTTCAGGTGCCCACGCTAACTCTCATCTGCAACATTGTGGATCCGGTGACGAAGGAACGCTACACCCGGGACCCTCGCTACATCGCTCACAAGGCTGAATCGTACCTTCGGTTCACGGGCATCGGCGATACGGCCTATTTCGGTCCGGAGGCGGAATTTTTCATCTTTGATGACATTCGTTACGCGTCTGCGGCCCACTACGGCTACTACTTCATCGATTCCGAGGAAGGCATTTGGAATAGCGGTCGAGAAGAGAATCCCAACCTAGGCTACAAGCCGCGCCACAAAGAAGGCTATTTTCCCGTGCCGCCCACCGACGCGTTGCAGGACATTCGCACGGAAATGGTGCTCATGATGCAGCAGGTAGGGATTGAGGTGGAATGTCACCATCACGAAGTGGCCACGGCGGGTCAAGCGGAAATCGACATGCGTTTTGCGCCCTTGGTCAAGATGGGCGATCAGCTCATGTGGTTTAAGTACATCATCAAAAATGTGGCCCGCAAGCACAAGAAAACCGTGACTTTCATGCCCAAGCCACTTTTTGGGGACAACGGCTCGGGCATGCATACGCACTTGAGTCTCTGGAAGGACGGCACACCCTTGTTTGCCGGAGATCGCTACGCGGGCTTGAGTGAAATGGCGCTGCACGCCGTGGGCGGCATTTTGCGCCATGCGGCGGCCCTGTGCGCCTTCACCAATCCTACGACCAACTCTTACAAGAGGCTGGTGCCCGGCTACGAAGCGCCGGTGAACCTGGCCTATTCCAGCCGAAACCGCAGTGCCTCCATTCGCATTCCCATGTACTCGCCGTCACCCAAGGCGAAACGCATCGAAATTCGCTTTCCCGATCCGTCCTGCAACGGCTACCTCGCCTTCAGTGCCCTGCTCATGGCCGCCCTGGACGGCATCGAAAACCGCATCGATCCCGGCGAACCTTTGGACAAGGACATCTACGCCCTGAGCCCCGAAGAACTGGCCAACGTGCCGTCCACGCCGGGCTCTTTGGAGGAAGCCTTAAAGGCTCTGGAAAACGATCACGACTTTCTGCTCAAAGGCGATGTGTTCACGGAAGACGTCATCGCCAAATGGCTGGAATACAAGCGTTCCAACGAAGTGGACCCGGTGCGGTTGCGCCCGCACCCGTACGAATTCATGCTCTACTTCGACATCTAA